Genomic segment of Kibdelosporangium phytohabitans:
ACGCGCCGAAGGAGTCAGCTTCGATGACCACGGCCGTGCATCTGAAGCCCAACGGATGGATCTGGAAGCATTGGCACAACTCATCGGAGTCAGCACGGACGAGTTGCCGACGGCGACTCCCGTGACAGACGCGACACAAGAAACGTTGCGAGACCGATTCATTGAACAACTCATCGCCCTTCAAGGATCTGAGGTCGCTGAAGCGACACTGTTGGTACTTGATGCCTGGACCAAGGTAGGCGGCCGAAATGAATACGGCACTGGCCAGAACGAAACTTCGTGTTTCCTCATAGCGCGGGAGAAGTACGAGGAGAACGGCAACATCTGGCCCGCGGCGATCTACCCAAGCGGAAAATTCGAAGTCGTTTTTCAGCACCTCCGTATTCGGACGCCGTTCGACAACCTCGATATGCGCGAGGAGCTGCGCCGCCGTCTCAATCTCGCCGCCGGTGTAACCATTGCCGCTGCCAAGATCGAGCTTCGACCGGGCTTCCCGCTGACTGTGCTCGTTGCCCCTGACGCACGTGATCGAGTCGTAGACGCACTTCAATGGTTTTACGCAAAGGCCCGTGCGGGGGTCTGACGAGCAGGCATGCGTCCGGTCCAGTGTTCGTGTAGGCCGCTGTGATGACTGGGCAGCTATCAGGGTCGGCTTGGCGCCCGGGTCAATCGCCAAGGACCACTTCCTGTGCGGCACGAGCAACGATGCTCTGGATGTCGTAGGGCAGCCCGAGCCGATTCCAATGGAAGATCACGTGGTGGGTCAGCACGGATCGCAGGCCACGGCGGAGTGCTCCCCGGCTTGCGAGTTCGTCGAGCGCCGTGCCAGCCGTTTGGAACGCGGTTGACCAGGTGGCGACGTGCGCGAGTTTGCCATCGGGCCCGACCAGCGGGCTGCTGGGACCTGCGTCAACGGTCATCAGGCGCCGCAAACCGGGCTCCAAAGCTCGCGCTCGGTCCGGCGGAGTTTCGGGTGAGAGCGGTCGGTTCTCGGCGACGCGGGCCCAGATGTCGCCTTGCTCGTACCAGTCTTGCCCGGCGGCCCGCATCAGGACGCTGCAGAGCAGGACGGTCAACTCCCGCCGCTGGTCACGGCCACTGCCGACGTGAGCGAGCATATGTCGGCTGTCGAGATGGAACAGCTGATGTGCGACGGCCATGGCCTCGGCACCGCCGAAGGCGTGGACTTCGGGCTCGTAGATCGTCTCGACCCATCCGGCGATGTGGCCGGTCTCGCGCAGAGTGTCCAGCGCCGTGTGGAGGGTGTGTCGAGCGGCGGCCTCGGCGGCTTGGTGGGGCGGCAGGTAGCGCAGCCGCCACTCGGGCGCTTTGCGGATGAACCACCACGACGCGACGAGGCCATCTGCTTCGACGCGGTCCATGATCGGCAGCAGGTGCGTGACCGCGGTCTGTTCGGCGGCGGCATAGTCGCCAAACTCGACGACGAACTGCTGCCATGTCGGGCGCTGCGAGCTGGTGCCGGTGTCCATGTCGCTTCTCCGGAACGGGTTTAGGCCAGCAGCAGGCAGGCGTCCCAGCCCGATCGTGGGGCGGTGCCGGTGGCGGCGGTGTGCAGGGCGAGTGCCACGCCTGTGCTGCCTTCGAGTAGCCCGACGCTGCGTGGCGCGGTCTGAAGCTGCTCGACGAGCAGCCCGGCCAGGTGCGGTAGGCAGGCGCTGAGCTCGCTGGTGGTGGCGTCACCAGTTGCGCCCCAGGCGGTCTGCAGGAGTCCGGCGGCGCCGTGGCAGAGGCTGGGGTCGATGATCCGAGCGAGCTGGCCGGGATCGGTCAGGCAGCCGAGCAGCGCCGTCTCGGTGGTGCATTGGCGGGCGGTGTCGCCAGTGGCGATGGCGGCGAGCTGCTGGGCGCGTGCGATGCCAGGTGTGCCGTAGCACCAGGACGGTTGCAACGGACCTATCTGGTTGCAGTGTCCGGCGCGGGCTTCGTCGAGGGTGATCGTGCGGGGCCACCAAGGACCGGAGGGGTGGTCGTGTTGCCAGGCGTCCAGCCACGCGCAGATGCGGCCGATGGCCTGCCGGTGCCCGTCGACCACAACGCCGCGCCGCAGCGCCAGCGCGAGCAGCGCTAAGGGGCCGGTGATCCCGTGTGCCATGCCGAAGTTGCCGTGCCCGCCGGGATACTCGGCTGGCGGTTGGCCGGTGGGGCCGTGGTCGGTCCACCACCCGGGCAGCCCATCCCCGCCGGGCAGGGGTTCGGTGAGCCGGACGAGGTAGGCCAGCACAGCGGCCGTCACCTCGGCGTGCGGGGCCCGGTGGAGGTGATAGGCGCCGAGGCCGGTGAGGCCGCGGATCAGGTCGAACTCGGACAGGGCCGGCCGATCGCCGCAGTCGATACGGGCGTGCGCTGCGGCCAGGCGGGCGCGGGTCAACTGTTCCGTCGCGGTGTCGAGCTGGGTCAGTGCCCGCTGGTAGCGGCCCGTGTCCCCAGCCGCAGCGTGGGTGACGAACGCCAGGGCCGGGACGTCGAAGAACAAGCTGGCTGCGGGGCTGGCGTGCAGGTCAACGCTCGTGGCGGCGAAGAGCCAGGCGTGCGCGGTGCCCCATAGGTCGGGTTGGGTGAGGGCGCGTTCGATGTGCAGTAGTGCGACCCCGGCGGCGCCGTTGGCAAGCGACTGCGGTCGTGGCCGGTGCGTGCTGGCGTCGGTGGCGAGTGCGGTGTCAGGGTCGTGCAGACCTGCGGCGATGTCGTCGACCAGGGCCAGCAGTGACGGGTCCGGGTGGATCACGAGGTCACTTCCGTGTGGGCGGTGTGGCGTAGGGCGGCGGCGCGGGCGAGGCGGTGGCACATCCGCTCGGTCTCCGGCGCGATCCCGGACGTGCGGATGCAGTGCAGATGCAGCAGGGACGCCAGCACCGCGTCCGGCGCGAGTTCACCGGCGGAGGCGAGTGTGTCGCGGTAGGCGGCCAGCGTGGTCTGCCGTTGCGCCCAGGAGAGGGCGATTTGTTCTCCTCCAGGCAGTTGCTGCACGGCGGCCCAGTCGTCGCGTGGGTTGGCGAGGCGGAGCGCCTGGTTGTAGACCGTGCGATCCGGAGCGGGGATCAGGTCTGTGGAGATGTGCTCGATCATCCAGGCGGCGCCTTCGGTGGTGCCGCCGGTGAACGCGGCGGCCAGGTCGAGCAGACTCGCCGCGGTCAGCGCGCGGGCGTCAGCCGCATCCGGGCCGGCCAGGTGGGCGCGTTGGGCGATTGCGGCGGCGGAGTCGGCGGCGAACACCGTCTCGGCAGCGCTCATCGCGGTGCCGCTGCCGAAACGGCCGGTCTCCGGGCGATAGGTGTCCAGCTGCATCGTTGCGATCAGCCCGAGGCGCCGCAGCCCAGCTACCCAGGTGCCCACTTGGGCGATGGCCGGGCCGAACGCTGCGGTGTCGGGCAGCCGCACCCGCAGGCGGAGGTGGTTGTCCGGGTCGCGGTACGGCAGGAACCACCATTGCACTGGTCCGCCCCATGTGGACAGCAGTACCGGCAGATGGTTGATGAGCAAGGCGGTGTGGCGATCGGGATGCCCGTAGAGCTTGCAGAACAGCCACTCGCTGGCGCCGGGCAGGTGCCCGTCCTGTGCGGTCATCACGGCGACGGGTGCGGTGCGCGGTGAGATGGGCGGCCAGGCCCTGGAGTGGGTGGCCGCGAGCGGGACGATGATCTCGTGGGCGTGTCCGTCCAGCCAGCCGAAGGCGTCGGCGGCGGGGGCTTCGTGCACGGTGGCGTGCCCGTGGCGGTCCAACTGGGCGCGGAGCAGGTGCAGGTGCGCGGGTTTGTCCAGGTCCAGGCGGATGCGCTGGTCGTTGCCGCCCAAGCAGACCGCGGCGGGCACCATCATCCGGTCGCACCAGCGGGCCACGCACGCTGTCCAGTCCGGCCAGGATGCTCTCCGGTCGGGGAGGTCGGCCGCGGACAGTGTCCAGCGGGCGGGCGCGAGGATGGCGCGGCGGTAACGCAGCCGGGGCAGGAACGGCAGCTGCCCAGCCGTGCCCCACGAGAACGGCCCACACACCGCAGCCCGCGCGGTGGAGATCTCGCAGAGGAATCGCAACAGCGGATGCGCGAAGTTGGTGAACTCCACGGCAGAGAACACCTCCGGCTCGACCGGGCGCGCCCGCGAGCGGGACCATAGGTAGAACCGATGCGCGTCGCCGAGGACCACTAGGTCCTCCGGCACGAGCACGTCCTCCGCACGGTGTTCGCTCACCGCCAGAAGGTCGGGCAACACCTGTGGGCTGCGAGCGACGTTTTCGGTCTCGGCGTACAGCGGAGGACAGGACATCTGCACCCGCAGCGCGCCGTCGTTGACCATGGGCATCCCGGCGTACGCGCGGGCCATCCGATTCCGCTCGACTGCGTCGAGCAGATCGAGAAACCGGCCGGTGGTGGTTCCGGCGGCGCGGAACGCGCTGCTCACCGCCAGTTCAAACTCGCCCCGATCGAGCGCGGCCCGGCTCGGTGCGTGGACCTGCACGGCCAGTTCGGTGTGCGGCGGCCACTGCGCACGCCCCAGGTTCTCTACCTCCAGCCCCGCGATCGCGGCATCATCGAGCACGACCTCGACACAGCGATCCAAGGCCGCATTCTGCGCTAGCCGCAGCAGCGCGGCATCCCGTTCGGACACTCGCGGCGCGGGTCGTTCCAGGAGCGAATCCCGGTACCCAGCAGGGAAACCGAGTCCAATGTCGGGATTCACCAGCTCCAGCAGCGGCACGGCCGCGCCGATGCCGTAGCGCTCCAGGAAACGGGCGTGGTAATCCAGCCAGACCGGCTTGCCGAATGGGTGCGGCGTAAGGCGCGCTAGCGCCGCCGCCGCTCGGGTGCCCTCGGTGGCCACCGCGCGGGGCAAGACAAGCTCGGCATCGGCACGCAGGTCGACCGCCAGCGGCCGGTCGGTACCGGCGACGTCGCTCATCGCCCGGGTCACGGTCGTCCGCAGCTCCCGCGCTTTGGCCAGGTCAGCGGTGCGGTCGTGCTCGGCCAGGCGGGCGTGCAGGTCGCGCAGCTGCCCGAGCAGCGGCACCGCAGCGGGCACGTCCTCGACATTGGCGTCGACCAGTGCGGTCAGGACGTGGCCAAGTGGATCGGTGGCGGTCATCGGTGGGCGCAAGCTGCTGATCAGCACACGCTGGTCGACCAGCTGGCCCAGCATCTGTGCGATGACCGATTGCGGAGTGCTGGGGAACTCAGCACCGAGCAGGGCCGCGAGGTCATCCAGGCGGATCGGCGTGCGCGCGGCGCGGACGATCACCTCGATCGCGCGAGTATGACGGACCGACACCTCAGCCGGATCGGTGCGGCTCATTGCAGGAGCGGGGTTTTGGCGCAGGCCTACGACCAGCCTGCCATCGCGCAGGGTCGTGACGTTGTTCAGTACCACCGGCAGTCGCCCGGCCAACGGTGCACTGTGCTCCAACTCAGTCACCACGCCGGCGAGCCAGACAGCGTTGACGCGGGCGGTGGCGCGGTGGTCATCGCCGATGCGGACCGTGGTGGCCGAACCGAACGCGGCCGGTGCGACTCCGGCGAACAGGCCGAACGGCGTTGCCCGGCTCGTTGCCCGCAGCCGATACCGCAGCAGCGAAACGACCGCGCCGCGCACCTGGCGGGGCCGCTGCTCGTGCCCTGCGCACACCGCGATCACTCGGCGGGCCAGGTCCGGGCTGGCGGCTTCGACCGCGTGCGCGAACGCCTCGTCCGCCCAGGCTCGACTTAGAGACCAGTTCAGAATGAGATGGCGTGTCGGCTTGGCTGATGCGGCTTGGTGCTCCACGATCGCCGGATGGGTGAGGAGGCGGTCCTGACCGACGAGCTGTGGACGCGCCTGCAGCCGTTGATTCCAGCGCGTGCACGGCGGTTTCGCCATCCCGGCCGCAAGCGCGCCGACGACCGGGCCGCACTGGAGGGCATTCTGTACGTGGTGCGAACCGGAATCGGCTGGAACCGGCTGCCCACAGCCTTGTTCGATGCCTCGGGTGCTACCTGTTGGCGGCGGTTGACCGAATGGCACGACGCCGGGGTCTGGCAGCGACTTCACGAGTTGGTGCTCGCCGAGCTTCGCGCTGCGGGCCTGCTGGACCTCTCGGCCGCCTTGGTGGACTCCACGCACTTGCGGGCGCTCAAAGGGGGGACCACACCGGGCCGAGTCCGGTCGATCGACGCAAGCCTGGCTCGAAGCACCACCTGATCACTGACACACACGGCACTCCGCTCGCGGTCACGCTCACCGGCGGGCACCGCAACGACGTCACCCAGTTGATCCCACTGATCGAGGCGATTCCGCCTATTCGAGGCGTGGTCGGCAAACCACGACGACGACCAGTGCGGCTCTATGCCGATCGCGGCTACGACCACGACAAGTACCGCCGCTTGGTGCGTGACCGGGGCATCATCCCGGTCATTGCCCGTCGAGGCGCCGAGCACGGCTCCGGCCTGGGAAAGGTCCGCTGGCCGGTAGAGCGAACATTTGCCTGGCTCAAAGGCTTCCGGCGATTGCGCATCCGCACCGAACGCCGAGCCGATGTCCACGAAGCCATCCTCAGCCTTGCCTGCTCCGTCATCTGCCTACGAAAAATCATTCTGAACTGATCCC
This window contains:
- a CDS encoding thiopeptide-type bacteriocin biosynthesis protein gives rise to the protein MDTGTSSQRPTWQQFVVEFGDYAAAEQTAVTHLLPIMDRVEADGLVASWWFIRKAPEWRLRYLPPHQAAEAAARHTLHTALDTLRETGHIAGWVETIYEPEVHAFGGAEAMAVAHQLFHLDSRHMLAHVGSGRDQRRELTVLLCSVLMRAAGQDWYEQGDIWARVAENRPLSPETPPDRARALEPGLRRLMTVDAGPSSPLVGPDGKLAHVATWSTAFQTAGTALDELASRGALRRGLRSVLTHHVIFHWNRLGLPYDIQSIVARAAQEVVLGD
- a CDS encoding lanthionine synthetase C family protein — translated: MIHPDPSLLALVDDIAAGLHDPDTALATDASTHRPRPQSLANGAAGVALLHIERALTQPDLWGTAHAWLFAATSVDLHASPAASLFFDVPALAFVTHAAAGDTGRYQRALTQLDTATEQLTRARLAAAHARIDCGDRPALSEFDLIRGLTGLGAYHLHRAPHAEVTAAVLAYLVRLTEPLPGGDGLPGWWTDHGPTGQPPAEYPGGHGNFGMAHGITGPLALLALALRRGVVVDGHRQAIGRICAWLDAWQHDHPSGPWWPRTITLDEARAGHCNQIGPLQPSWCYGTPGIARAQQLAAIATGDTARQCTTETALLGCLTDPGQLARIIDPSLCHGAAGLLQTAWGATGDATTSELSACLPHLAGLLVEQLQTAPRSVGLLEGSTGVALALHTAATGTAPRSGWDACLLLA
- a CDS encoding lantibiotic dehydratase; protein product: MEHQAASAKPTRHLILNWSLSRAWADEAFAHAVEAASPDLARRVIAVCAGHEQRPRQVRGAVVSLLRYRLRATSRATPFGLFAGVAPAAFGSATTVRIGDDHRATARVNAVWLAGVVTELEHSAPLAGRLPVVLNNVTTLRDGRLVVGLRQNPAPAMSRTDPAEVSVRHTRAIEVIVRAARTPIRLDDLAALLGAEFPSTPQSVIAQMLGQLVDQRVLISSLRPPMTATDPLGHVLTALVDANVEDVPAAVPLLGQLRDLHARLAEHDRTADLAKARELRTTVTRAMSDVAGTDRPLAVDLRADAELVLPRAVATEGTRAAAALARLTPHPFGKPVWLDYHARFLERYGIGAAVPLLELVNPDIGLGFPAGYRDSLLERPAPRVSERDAALLRLAQNAALDRCVEVVLDDAAIAGLEVENLGRAQWPPHTELAVQVHAPSRAALDRGEFELAVSSAFRAAGTTTGRFLDLLDAVERNRMARAYAGMPMVNDGALRVQMSCPPLYAETENVARSPQVLPDLLAVSEHRAEDVLVPEDLVVLGDAHRFYLWSRSRARPVEPEVFSAVEFTNFAHPLLRFLCEISTARAAVCGPFSWGTAGQLPFLPRLRYRRAILAPARWTLSAADLPDRRASWPDWTACVARWCDRMMVPAAVCLGGNDQRIRLDLDKPAHLHLLRAQLDRHGHATVHEAPAADAFGWLDGHAHEIIVPLAATHSRAWPPISPRTAPVAVMTAQDGHLPGASEWLFCKLYGHPDRHTALLINHLPVLLSTWGGPVQWWFLPYRDPDNHLRLRVRLPDTAAFGPAIAQVGTWVAGLRRLGLIATMQLDTYRPETGRFGSGTAMSAAETVFAADSAAAIAQRAHLAGPDAADARALTAASLLDLAAAFTGGTTEGAAWMIEHISTDLIPAPDRTVYNQALRLANPRDDWAAVQQLPGGEQIALSWAQRQTTLAAYRDTLASAGELAPDAVLASLLHLHCIRTSGIAPETERMCHRLARAAALRHTAHTEVTS
- a CDS encoding IS5 family transposase (programmed frameshift); the encoded protein is MGEEAVLTDELWTRLQPLIPARARRFRHPGRKRADDRAALEGILYVVRTGIGWNRLPTALFDASGATCWRRLTEWHDAGVWQRLHELVLAELRAAGLLDLSAALVDSTHLRALKRGDHTGPSPVDRRKPGSKHHLITDTHGTPLAVTLTGGHRNDVTQLIPLIEAIPPIRGVVGKPRRRPVRLYADRGYDHDKYRRLVRDRGIIPVIARRGAEHGSGLGKVRWPVERTFAWLKGFRRLRIRTERRADVHEAILSLACSVICLRKIILN